Below is a genomic region from Campylobacter geochelonis.
ATTGGGCGATTTTCAAGGTTTTTATCTATCTGATTCCAGTTATTATATGGATTTGGGATAAGTTTGCCATCTTCGTTTGGAACTTCTTTAGCTAGGGCTAAGAAAAGTTGCTCTTTGGTTAAATTTATAGGTTTATTATCTTTGCTTTGAGCAACAGCAATCCCATCATATCCTATCATAACGCCACTTATATCAGTAACGCCGTTTTTTTCACAAAGTTCAAACTCGCTTAGTTTTATCGGTCTTGAAGCATTTGATATATCAGTTGTATCAAGCCCATCTCCTGCGCAAAATGCCTTAAATCCTCCACCAGTTCCAAGCGATTCAACAACTGGTGTTTTATAGTTCGTTGTCGCTCCAAACTCCTCAGCCACATAGCTTGAAAAAGGAAAAACAGTCGAGCTTCCTGCCATTTTTATCTGCTCTCTTGCATTAAGACTAACGCATAAAACTGTAGCAAAAGCTAAAGTAGAAACTAACTTCATAAACATCTCCTTAAATAAATTTATGAAATACTAAAGTAAATTGGAAACATTGCAGAAACATTTACAAAACCTAAATTCCACTTTATCATTTTTTTTGATAAAATTACAAAAAGCTATAAAAAGAGGTTTTTATGCAAAATTTAGTTGTTATAATCGATGATGAAGAGGATTTGGTTGATTTGCTTGAATATAACCTAAAAAAGGCTGGTTATGAGACGCTTGGCTTTTTAAACACAAGCAAAATCGAGCAACTTTTAAACGAAGAAAATGTTGATTTGCTTATAGTTGATAGAAATTTATGCGGCGTTGAGGGAAGCGAGTTTGTAAAATCAATCAGAGAAAAAGGCTATAACACGCCTGTGATTTTCTTAAGTGCAAAAACGACAAAAGCTCAACGACTTGAGGGTTTTGAAGCTGGTGGGGATGATTATATCACTAAGCCGTTTGATTTAGATGATTTGTTAGCTAGAGTTAATGCAGTGCTAAAAAGAGCTAAAAAAGAGGCAAAAGTTTATAAATTTAAAGATATAACTATAAACTTAACCACTTCAAAGGTTTTTTGTGGCGAAGAAATGGTTGATTTAACCAAACTTGAAACAAATTTACTTCTTGAGTTTATCAAAAACAAAAACATCGTTTTATCTCGCGATTATCTTTTAAGTGCGATTTGGAACGATGAAAATACAAACTCAAAAACAGTAAATATCGCCATAAAAAGACTTCGCGAAAAAATCGATCCAAACAAAAATAAAGAGTATATCAAATCAATTCGCGGTGAAGGATATATGCTTTGCTAAAAATTCATCAACTTTTTTTTATAAATTTTGGCATTATTTTTGCTGTGATGTTTTCAACTTTTTCGTTTTTTGTCTATAAAAATCAAAAAGATGCAAACTACGCAGCAACTCAAGAAAAGCTTCGCGTTATGGTCGATATCGTCGATATAGCGATACTTGATGGGAGTTTAAACAGCATTTATATAAAAGATTTAGCAAGAAGAAGCGATGTTTATATAGGCGCTTTTGATAAAGAGCTTGGTAAATTTGTTATAAGCGATGAGAGCATTATAACGATGGACATATTTTTAGGACTTAAAGATATCACACAAAAAGTTGAAATCGATAACATAAATGACGATGAAGTTATGTACTATGCTGTTGATACGATTATCGATGATAAGGCTTATGTTATCGTTGTTGGCGCTGATATTAAGAGTATATATATCAAATTTAAAGATTTATTTCTTAAACTTGCCGTAGCTTTTTTTATATGCTTGTTTTTATCGTATTTAATAGCAAAGCAGTTTAACAAAGCTATGAACAAAGAGCTTAAAAAAGTGCAACTTTTCTTAGAAAAAGTCGCTCAAAAGGACTTTTCTGCAAGTATGGACTCATCTTATATAAGCGAGTTTCAAACCATAGCTTCTCAGCTTGAAGAGATGAAACGTTCAATCATAAAAGCAGATAAAAAAGCTCAAAAACGAGCCGCAAAAATCAGACTGAAAAACACGCAGCTTGAGGGCATTTTAAGCTCAATATCACATGAGTTTAAAAACCCGATTGCCATCATTCAAGCTTCAAGCCAAACGCTTAAAAATGATTCAAAAATGGATGATGAATACAGAGATAAATTTATTAACAAAATCGTAAACAACAGCCAAAAGATAGTAAATTTAATGGATAAATTAAAGTTATCTTTTACTGATTCGTTGGTGCTAAATTTAAGCGAGTTTGACTTAGTTTTACTAAGCCATGAAGTGGCAAATGAGATGATGGAGAAGTATCCAACACGCAAAGTAGCGGTATTTGGCGATAAAAAGGTTATAAAAGCCGATAAAGATATGATAAGACAAGCTGTGCAAAATTTAGTCGAAAATGCTATAAAATACTCAAGCGATGAGGTTAAAGTTCTTCATACTTCGCGTGGCATTTTTGTCGTTGATGAGGGTGTTGGGATAAGTAAAGAAAATATCGCCTTAGTTTCTAAAAAGTTTTTTAAAGTCAATGAAAACAGCTGGAACAACTCACTTGGACTTGGACTTTATATCGTAAAATACATCTTAAAACTTCATAATTTTGAGATGATTATAAAAAGCGAGCTTGGCAAAGGCTCAACTTTTGGTTTTGAGTGTTAAATTTGGTATAATTTCCAAATTAAAAAATGGATAAAATTTAGTGGAAAATAAAGAGTTTTTAACGCAACAAATCATTACTTATTTAGGAAACAAACGCTCCTTACTTGAGTTTATAAACACTGGAATCGAGTTTGCAAAAGATGAGCTTAAAAAAGATAAAATCAGCTTTTGCGACCTGTTTTCAGGCTCTGGAATCGTCTCAAGATATGCAAAGTCAAAGTCAAATTTCATCATCGCAAACGATCTTGAGCTTTATAGCAAGGTTATAAATGAGTGTTATTTAACAAATGCAAATGATGAAATTTTAAAGCAAATTGATGAAATTTATCCCATAATTTCAGATATCAGCAAACTAAAAAATGGCTTTATAAGCGAACTTTACGCACCAAAAGATGACACAAAAATCTCTAAAAACGATAGAGTTTTTTATACCAACCAAAACGCTAAAATCATCGACACAATCCGCCAAAACATAGATGAGTTTGCGCCAGATGAGCTAAAGGCGTATTTTTTAGCTCCACTTTTATACGAAGCAAGCGTTCATGCAAACACAAGTGGCGTTTTTAAAGGCTTTTATAAAAACAAAAAAGGCGTTGGCGAATTTGGCGGAAGTGGCAAAAATGCTCTTGGTAGAATTCTTGGCGAAATCAGCCTTAAAAAGCCAGTTTTTAGTAAATTTAGCTGTGAGTTTAGTGTAGAAAAAACAGACGCGAATTTACTTGCTAGTAGCATCAATACCGATGTTTGCTACATCGATCCGCCATATAACCAACACCCTTATGGCTCAAACTATTTTATGCTAAATTTAATCTCAACCTATCAAAAACCACAAGATGTTTCAAAGGTTTCTGGTATAACAAAAGAGTGGAACAGAAGCGTTTTTAACCAAAGAGCAAATGCAAAAAATGCGCTTTTAGACATAGTTGAAAAACTGCGCTCAAAGGTGATTTTAATCTCATATAACTGCGAAGGCTTTGTCAAAAAAGATGAATTTTTAGATGATTTGGCTAAATTTGGCAAGGTAAATGTGCTAGAGCAAAAATACAACGCTTTTAGAGCAAGCAGGAATTTAAACTCAAGAAGCACTCATGTAAACGAGCAACTCTATATCTTAAAGAAACGCTAATGCACTCAAATTTCTCACTTAAAAAGCTCTTTTTGCCGATTTATCTTGATATGATTTTAAAGCTTACAACAGTGATGATAAATACCTATATGATAAGTATAGTAAATCCGCATTTAGTGGGTGCGATGGGGGCTGGAAACCAAATTTTTAGCCTTTTTGTGAATGTTTTTAGCTTTTTAGCGGTTGGCTGCTCGGTTGTAGTCGCTCAAGCAATCGGAGCAAAAAACAACAAAGTCGCCATAAGAGCGATTCACACAAGCATATCCTTTAACTCGCTTCTTGGCTTTTTAAGCGGAGTTTTGGTCTTTTTATACGCTAGACTTTTACTAAATTTACTTCAAATTCCAGATGAAATTTTTAATGAAAGTTATAAATATCTTAGAATTATAAGCATAACTTTTTTTATAGACGCGGTTGCTATCGTTATATCGGCTGTCATTCGCGTCTATGGCTTTGTAAAGCACATCATGATAACTTCGATTATCATGAATATAGTTACGATTATAGGAAATATTTTTGCACTTTTTGAGCCTTTTGGACTACCATTTTATGGACTTAGCGGAGTTGGAATCTCAACTATCGCAGGGCGAATTTTAGGTATATTTATACTCTCATATCTGCTTGTAAAAGTGGTAAAAGTCCCTATTTATCTAACTTTGTTTATAAAAGTTAAAGCCTATATACTTAAAAAAATTCTTTTTATCGGACTTCCAAGCGCTGGAGAAAATCTCATCTGGACAGTTCAATACCTTGTAGCTTTTAGCTTTGTTGCAAGCATGGGCGAAGATAGTTTGGCAGTTCAAACGATATATTTTCAAATTTCAGCCTTTATGTTTTTTGCAAGTAGCGCTGTAGGCATAGCAAATGAAGTCATAGTTGGTCGAATGGTTGGAGCAAAAGAGTTAGAAAATGCCTACAAAAGAACATTTAGAAGCCTTAAAATGGGCTTAGCGATGACTTTGGTTTTCGTGCTTTTTGTCTATATAAACAAAAATTTTATAATGAATCTTTTAAAGCTAACTCCAGATATCAAAGATATCATGTCGCCACTTTTTGTGCTTTCGATTTTTTTGGAGCTTGCAAGAACGCAAAATGTCATCATGGTAAACGCTCTTCGCGCCAGTGGAGATGCTAGGTTTCCTTTTTATATGGGCTTGGTTTTTATGTGGGGCGTATCGATTCCGCTTGGCTGGTTTTTAGGAATTTATCTTGGATATGGTATAATTGGGGTTTGGATAGGGTTTTTTGCTGATGAACTTTTAAGAGGTCTTGCAAATACCTTTAGATGGAAAAGCAAAAAATGGCAAGAAAAAAGGCTTGTATAGCCACTTTTGATATAAATTTAAGGAAATTCTCATGGAAAATTTTACAACTCACACTAAAAAAGTAACGATTAATTATATAAAATCACAAAAAAACAAATCCCCACTTACGATGATAACAGCCTATGATGCGTTGTTTGCTAAGATTTTTGACGCAAATGTTGATATGATTTTAGTAGGCGATAGCTTAGAGATGAGCTTTGGTGGTAAAGATGACACTCTTAAAGCCACAGTTGATAGTATGATTTACCATACAAAAGCAGTTTGTAATGGTGCCAAAACCTCTCTTATCATAACCGATATGCCTTTTGGCAGCGTAACTACAAAAGAAGAAACACTTAAAAACGCTATAAAAATTTATCAAGAAACTAACGCTGATGCCGTTAAAATCGAAGGCGGAAGCCAAAGAGCTGAGATCATCTCTCATCTTTGCAAAAATGCCATTGCCGTTGTCGGACACATAGGACTAACGCCACAATCAGCTAGAAGTGAGGGCGGATATATCGTAAAAGGCAAAGATGAAGAAAATGTCAAAAAGCTTATAGAAGATGCAAAAGCAGTTGAGAAAGCTGGGGCATTTTGTATCGTAGTCGAGGGCGTTGTATCTAAAGTCGCAACACAAATAGCACGTTCGGTCAATGTACCGGTTATAGGCATTGGAGCTGGAAATGAAGTCGATGGGCAAGTGCTTGTGTGGAGCGATGCGTTTGGGTTTTTTGATGAGTTTAAACCAAAATTTGTAAAGCGGTTTTTGCACGGCAAAAATCTTGTAGAAAAAGCCTTGCTTGAGTATATAAACGAGGTAAAAACTCGCGAATTTCCATCTAAAGAAAACTCATATCAGTGAAAAAAGAGAGCATTATCTTTGATGGCAAGGTAGTAAATTTAGTCTATAAAAAGGTTAAATACGCAAGGCTAAAAGTTAGCAAAGAAGCCGTTATATCTATGTCTTTGCCACTTCGCTATCCAAAAAAGCTAGTCTTTTGTATGCTTGAAACCCACAAAGAGTGGATAAACAACAAAGTTGCTTTTATCCAAAACAACCGTCTTAAAGATGATAAAACTTGCTTGCTTGGGAAAATTTACACACTTAAATTTGATGAAAGTATAAAAAGTGTTCAAATTCGTGATGATGAGATACTCTCGCCAAATTTTGCAAAATTTAGCGAATTTAAAAAAGAGTTTGCAAGAGCTAAATTTAGCGAATTTATAGATGAGTTTCTCCCACTCATAGGAAAAAGCGTAAATCACATAAGCATTAAAGCGATGAGTACTCGCTGGGGAAGCTGTAACAGCACAAAAGGGTATATAAATTTAAGCTTAAATTTGATAGAAAAAAGCGAAGATTTAGTCAGGTATGTCGTGCTTCACGAGCTAACGCACTTGATATATCCGCACCATCAAAAAAGCTTTTATGAGTTTATAGCCAAAATCATGCCAGATTTCAAAGAGCGAGAAAAAAGGCTTAGGGGATAGATTGATGTTAAATTTCTTCCTTATCAAATAAGAAGAAAATTTGCTAAAAAATACTTTAAAAATAAGCTTTGTAGCAGCTAAAAATTCTTTTATACTATAAATCTTTTTTTGATTTTATAAATTCATATGGCTAAATTTAATATAAATTTAAAGATTAAATTTTTCTATAAAAGCACCTTAGTTTTTACGTTACTTTTATGAAAACATCACTAAATTTAGATAATGCTGGCTTGGCGATTAAAACTGTTTTATTTAAATTTTGCTAAATTTTTAGGTCCATAGACTTAAAAATTTATATTTTAAATTTATCAAAACTTTTATCCAAAAATTTAGCTACAAAATAATTAAATTTAAGTACCAAATCAAATTTAACACAAACTCTTAGCCCATAAATACTGAGAATTTTCAAAAAATTTTATAAATTTTCTCCACTTATCTAAGTTTTAAATAAGCGTTTAACTATAAATTGGCTCAAAACAAGTTAAGCGGATTTTCTCTTATCAATTTAAGTAAAATTTGATATAAGTTTTCTCTGTTATTAAACCTAAATTCACACTCTTTTAAGTGCAATATAAAATTATCTTTTTTATGCCTTTAAATTTACTTAACCTATGCTTTGCATAACCCCAGAAATTCTCTATACCATTTATGTAATTTTACCATTAGCGAATTCATTTTTGCAGTGTTTTATACGGTAATGAGCTTTTGCTCCATAATCCACTAAACCATCATAAGCTCTGCAACTATCAGAGTAAATAATACTCTCATTTAGCTCACTAAACTCTCTTAATATTGACACTAGCTCACTTGCACTGCAGTTTTTAACTACTTGTGTATAGACCTTACCATTCTTGTTTTAACATACCAAATACTAGTTGTTTATTAGCTGCACCTATGCCTCTTTTGCCTCTTACTCTTTTAGCTCCTTCTATTTACAGTTACTAGCAAAGCGAAGTAAAAAGTAGCTTTCATCTATTTCTATCTCGCCATCAAATTTAGAAATTTCCTCGCATTCTTGTGCCATTAAAATTCTTATCTCTTTTAGAATTTTATTGATAGAATTTCTAGAAATATTACAAATTTTAGCTATCTTTACAGCTTCTAAATCAAGGCAAAAATACTTGAGAATTTCACAAAATTTCTTTTCAGAAATTAGGGAACGGTATATGTATTTGTTTTTCATCGATAGCATAGTAGTTAAAAACCCCTTTAAAAGTTTTTAACTTGTCTTGAGCCTAGATTTATCAAGCAGATTAACAGTAAACAGCTGATCAAGTCTATTTAAAATCCTAAATTTTGAAAGTTTGTTATCTAAAATTTTACTGGGAGTATCTTACAAACATTTTGTTTAAATTTATTTTTTTGCAAAGGGCAAAAACCACAAAATAGCCAAATTTAACCCACAAATTTATAAAACATAATTAAAATGAAAGTTTTAAAAGTATAGATTTTAATCTTGACAAATCCATTTAAAATCACAAATCAAAAGCTAAATTCGAAAAATCAAATACGAAAGTATAAAAAGGCAAATTTATCAAAATATCAACAAATTTGCCTACTTTTAAGCCTTTGCAGCTTTTTAGCTTCTTGCTAAAGTCATCGCTTTTAAGCTTTTGCAGCTTTTGGTGTCCCGCTTCTCAAAGATGGATTTTTAGAACTTATTATCCACTGTTTAGCAAAAATAGCTGCGTATATCGCAAAACCTATAGCATAAGACGCATATTCACTAGTTACAAAATCACAATATTTCATAACCATATTTGGCACCATCACAAAAGGAACAATTGCTAGCATTATAGCTCTTTCTAGCCAACTACACTTAGTTATAAACCAGCCTTGAAGCGCACTAGAAAAGGCAAACATCCCAACCGCCGCTCCTGTTAAAATCAGCGCAATCTCTGCTGGGTTACTTATCCACTCTATCGTCTTTGGATCATTTGGATCGACAACCTTTTCTATCAAAAGTAGCTTGCTGTTAAAGAAAAACGAAAATGGAAGCAAAGTCGTTCTTAAGTCGTAAAAAAAGCCTTGAAGCCCAACTATAACTGGGTTTGCTTTTGCTATTCCGGCGGCTGCGTAAGCGGCGATTCCAACTGGTGGTGTATCATCAGCTAGTATTCCAAAGTAAAAAACAAAAAGATGAACCGCGATAGCTGGGATTAAAAAGCCATTTTTTGCAGCCAAAATCATAATAACAGGCGCCACAAGGCTTGAAACAACGATATAATTAGCCGTTGTTGGAAGTCCCATACCCAAAATCAAACTCATAATCGCAGTTAAAAATAAAATCAGCAATATGTTATTTCCAGCTAGCGCCTCAACAACTTCTGCTAAAACTTGCCCAACTCCAGTTAACGAAATCGAACCAACGATAAGTCCAGCCAAAGCAGTTGCAACGGCGACTGTTACCATGTTTTTAGCAGCTGCAACCATCGCCCAAAATATATCACAAATTCCTCTTACAAAGTCATCTTTGCTAACTTTTTCTTTAGCAAAATACTTCTTTATAGGATCTTGAACTATCATCATGATAAATAGCACGATTATAGAGTTAAACGCCGCTGAAATCGGAGACTCTTTTGCCACTAAAAGAGTGTAAAGCAGCACAACAATCGGTATAAGATAGTGAACGCCACTAAGTAGAATTTTCATCTTAGCTCTATTTGCCTCACTCTCAAGCCCTTTTAAACCAAGTTTACAACTCTCTAAATGCACGATAAAAAACAAGCTTGCATAACATACAAAAGCAGGAATCACCGCCGCTATCATAACATGCGTATAACTCATACCTAAAAACTCAGCTATGATAAAAGCCGCTGCACCCATAATCGGTGGCATAAGTTGCCCATTTACTCCAGCAGCAACCTCTATAGCTCCAGCTTTGGTACTTGAAAGCCCTGCTTTTTTCATAAGTGGGATAGTAAAAGTTCCAACCGTTACAACATTTGCCGTTGAGCTTCCTGAAACCATACCAGTTAGCCCACTAGCTATAATACTAGCCTTTGCTGGACCTCCACGATACTTACCTAAAAACGCAAAAGCAACATTTATGAAGTATTGCCCTGCTCCAGCACGCTCTAGCAGTGCACCAAATAGAACAAAAAGATAGATAAAACTAACACTAACGCCAAGCGGAACGCCAAAAATTCCCTCAGTCGTTAAAAACATATGCCCAGCAAGCTTGCTTATACTAGCACCCCTATGAGCGATGATATCTGGCATATACTGCCCAAAGTAGCAATATAGTAAAAATATAAAGCCTATTATCCCAAGTGCTGGTCCTATCATACGTCTACCAGCTTCAAAAAGCACGATAACAGCTATGATAGCTACAACTATATCTCTAGGTAGATAATCCCCTGGGCGCTGCGCCAAACTATAAAACTCAATAAACGGATATAAAACCGCTCCAACGCCTAAAATAAGTAAAATCCAATCATACCACGGTATATAAGTGTGAGCTTTTTTATCATAAGAAAATGGAAATACAGTAAAAACAAGTGCAAGAGCAAAGGCAAGGTGAATCGACCTTGCCATAACCGTATTTAGTGGAAAATAAGCTATATAAAGCTGAAAAACAGACCAAGCAAAAGCTATAAGCGTTGTAAACCAAAAAAGCTTTTTAGATGTAAATTCTCTAGTTTTTACCTCTAAAACCTGCTCATCTTGCCCTACTTCTTTACCAACCTCTTTATCTCTTTTGACCTCATCTTGCATATATTATCCTCTTATTTTTTAATAATTCCAGCTTTTTCAAAGGCTGCTTGTGCTGCTGGATGAAGAGGTGCGCTAAGCCCTTCTAACAAAGACTCTTTTGTTACTAACTTAAGTGCTGGATGTAGGTTTTGATACTCTTGAAAGTTTTGTAAAACCGAGTTTACCACCGCCATAACAGCTTCATCACTTTGGTTTTTACTAGTTACTAAAACAGCTTTAACGCCTACTGTTAGGGTGTCATGATCGATTCCCTCATAAAGACCACTTGGGATAGTACCTTTGGCGTAATATGGATATTTTGCTATTATCGCATCAGCCTCTTTTTCGCCAACACTAATTAAATCAATCGGAAGCGAGTTTGAAGCATCGGTTATATTTGCTGTTGGATGTCCAACCATATAAAA
It encodes:
- a CDS encoding response regulator transcription factor, whose protein sequence is MQNLVVIIDDEEDLVDLLEYNLKKAGYETLGFLNTSKIEQLLNEENVDLLIVDRNLCGVEGSEFVKSIREKGYNTPVIFLSAKTTKAQRLEGFEAGGDDYITKPFDLDDLLARVNAVLKRAKKEAKVYKFKDITINLTTSKVFCGEEMVDLTKLETNLLLEFIKNKNIVLSRDYLLSAIWNDENTNSKTVNIAIKRLREKIDPNKNKEYIKSIRGEGYMLC
- a CDS encoding HAMP domain-containing sensor histidine kinase; translated protein: MLKIHQLFFINFGIIFAVMFSTFSFFVYKNQKDANYAATQEKLRVMVDIVDIAILDGSLNSIYIKDLARRSDVYIGAFDKELGKFVISDESIITMDIFLGLKDITQKVEIDNINDDEVMYYAVDTIIDDKAYVIVVGADIKSIYIKFKDLFLKLAVAFFICLFLSYLIAKQFNKAMNKELKKVQLFLEKVAQKDFSASMDSSYISEFQTIASQLEEMKRSIIKADKKAQKRAAKIRLKNTQLEGILSSISHEFKNPIAIIQASSQTLKNDSKMDDEYRDKFINKIVNNSQKIVNLMDKLKLSFTDSLVLNLSEFDLVLLSHEVANEMMEKYPTRKVAVFGDKKVIKADKDMIRQAVQNLVENAIKYSSDEVKVLHTSRGIFVVDEGVGISKENIALVSKKFFKVNENSWNNSLGLGLYIVKYILKLHNFEMIIKSELGKGSTFGFEC
- a CDS encoding DNA adenine methylase, coding for MENKEFLTQQIITYLGNKRSLLEFINTGIEFAKDELKKDKISFCDLFSGSGIVSRYAKSKSNFIIANDLELYSKVINECYLTNANDEILKQIDEIYPIISDISKLKNGFISELYAPKDDTKISKNDRVFYTNQNAKIIDTIRQNIDEFAPDELKAYFLAPLLYEASVHANTSGVFKGFYKNKKGVGEFGGSGKNALGRILGEISLKKPVFSKFSCEFSVEKTDANLLASSINTDVCYIDPPYNQHPYGSNYFMLNLISTYQKPQDVSKVSGITKEWNRSVFNQRANAKNALLDIVEKLRSKVILISYNCEGFVKKDEFLDDLAKFGKVNVLEQKYNAFRASRNLNSRSTHVNEQLYILKKR
- a CDS encoding MATE family efflux transporter → MHSNFSLKKLFLPIYLDMILKLTTVMINTYMISIVNPHLVGAMGAGNQIFSLFVNVFSFLAVGCSVVVAQAIGAKNNKVAIRAIHTSISFNSLLGFLSGVLVFLYARLLLNLLQIPDEIFNESYKYLRIISITFFIDAVAIVISAVIRVYGFVKHIMITSIIMNIVTIIGNIFALFEPFGLPFYGLSGVGISTIAGRILGIFILSYLLVKVVKVPIYLTLFIKVKAYILKKILFIGLPSAGENLIWTVQYLVAFSFVASMGEDSLAVQTIYFQISAFMFFASSAVGIANEVIVGRMVGAKELENAYKRTFRSLKMGLAMTLVFVLFVYINKNFIMNLLKLTPDIKDIMSPLFVLSIFLELARTQNVIMVNALRASGDARFPFYMGLVFMWGVSIPLGWFLGIYLGYGIIGVWIGFFADELLRGLANTFRWKSKKWQEKRLV
- the panB gene encoding 3-methyl-2-oxobutanoate hydroxymethyltransferase, which codes for MENFTTHTKKVTINYIKSQKNKSPLTMITAYDALFAKIFDANVDMILVGDSLEMSFGGKDDTLKATVDSMIYHTKAVCNGAKTSLIITDMPFGSVTTKEETLKNAIKIYQETNADAVKIEGGSQRAEIISHLCKNAIAVVGHIGLTPQSARSEGGYIVKGKDEENVKKLIEDAKAVEKAGAFCIVVEGVVSKVATQIARSVNVPVIGIGAGNEVDGQVLVWSDAFGFFDEFKPKFVKRFLHGKNLVEKALLEYINEVKTREFPSKENSYQ
- a CDS encoding M48 family metallopeptidase, which encodes MKKESIIFDGKVVNLVYKKVKYARLKVSKEAVISMSLPLRYPKKLVFCMLETHKEWINNKVAFIQNNRLKDDKTCLLGKIYTLKFDESIKSVQIRDDEILSPNFAKFSEFKKEFARAKFSEFIDEFLPLIGKSVNHISIKAMSTRWGSCNSTKGYINLSLNLIEKSEDLVRYVVLHELTHLIYPHHQKSFYEFIAKIMPDFKEREKRLRG
- a CDS encoding TRAP transporter permease; translated protein: MQDEVKRDKEVGKEVGQDEQVLEVKTREFTSKKLFWFTTLIAFAWSVFQLYIAYFPLNTVMARSIHLAFALALVFTVFPFSYDKKAHTYIPWYDWILLILGVGAVLYPFIEFYSLAQRPGDYLPRDIVVAIIAVIVLFEAGRRMIGPALGIIGFIFLLYCYFGQYMPDIIAHRGASISKLAGHMFLTTEGIFGVPLGVSVSFIYLFVLFGALLERAGAGQYFINVAFAFLGKYRGGPAKASIIASGLTGMVSGSSTANVVTVGTFTIPLMKKAGLSSTKAGAIEVAAGVNGQLMPPIMGAAAFIIAEFLGMSYTHVMIAAVIPAFVCYASLFFIVHLESCKLGLKGLESEANRAKMKILLSGVHYLIPIVVLLYTLLVAKESPISAAFNSIIVLFIMMIVQDPIKKYFAKEKVSKDDFVRGICDIFWAMVAAAKNMVTVAVATALAGLIVGSISLTGVGQVLAEVVEALAGNNILLILFLTAIMSLILGMGLPTTANYIVVSSLVAPVIMILAAKNGFLIPAIAVHLFVFYFGILADDTPPVGIAAYAAAGIAKANPVIVGLQGFFYDLRTTLLPFSFFFNSKLLLIEKVVDPNDPKTIEWISNPAEIALILTGAAVGMFAFSSALQGWFITKCSWLERAIMLAIVPFVMVPNMVMKYCDFVTSEYASYAIGFAIYAAIFAKQWIISSKNPSLRSGTPKAAKA